One segment of Pseudomonadota bacterium DNA contains the following:
- a CDS encoding histidinol phosphate phosphatase domain-containing protein — protein MIDLHTHSLLSDGELLPSELARRAKVKGYRIIGISDHVDITNIERVVQSILKISEKMDYYGDITILPGIEITHMPKGLIREMIALARKLGIFYVVVHGETIAEPVEEGTNREAIEGGADILAHPGIISEEDAMLAKEKNVLLEISGRRGHSLANGHVGKMAKKVGASLIFNTDSHSPSDLMSEEQARRVVLGAGLSAEDFYMMQRNAIELVGKVTGVKA, from the coding sequence ATGATAGACCTCCATACACACTCCCTATTAAGCGATGGTGAACTCCTGCCTTCTGAACTGGCAAGGAGGGCAAAGGTAAAAGGGTACAGAATCATCGGTATCTCAGACCACGTGGATATTACAAACATAGAAAGGGTTGTCCAATCCATTCTAAAAATCAGTGAAAAGATGGACTATTATGGGGATATAACGATTCTTCCAGGGATAGAGATTACCCATATGCCAAAGGGGCTTATAAGGGAGATGATCGCCCTTGCAAGGAAACTCGGTATATTCTATGTTGTGGTCCATGGGGAAACAATTGCTGAACCGGTGGAAGAAGGGACAAATAGAGAGGCGATAGAAGGTGGTGCAGATATACTTGCCCATCCTGGCATTATATCTGAAGAGGATGCGATGCTTGCAAAAGAGAAAAACGTCCTTTTGGAGATAAGCGGAAGGAGGGGTCATTCACTTGCAAATGGTCATGTTGGGAAGATGGCAAAAAAGGTGGGTGCCAGCCTTATATTCAATACGGATTCTCACAGTCCGTCCGATTTGATGAGCGAGGAGCAGGCAAGGAGGGTTGTATTAGGGGCAGGTCTTTCCGCAGAGGATTTTTATATGATGCAGAGAAATGCCATTGAACTTGTTGGAAAGGTTACAGGGGTTAAGGCATGA
- a CDS encoding bifunctional nuclease family protein, producing the protein MLKEMKVAGITVDPFTNTPVVILKDLEEKDVLPIWIGLLEASSIATAIENIQTPRPMTHDLLKNLLDNLGVKVIKIEINDLKDNTYYALIHLDVDNKRLVIDSRPSDAIAIALRTGASIFVEESVIKKSAKVDLSQKGDKVVTDTGEWEDILENLSPDDFGKYKM; encoded by the coding sequence GATGAAGGTTGCAGGTATCACTGTCGATCCTTTCACCAATACTCCAGTAGTGATCCTCAAAGACCTCGAAGAAAAGGATGTTCTCCCTATCTGGATTGGTCTTCTTGAGGCATCGAGCATTGCAACAGCCATAGAAAATATCCAGACCCCAAGGCCTATGACCCATGACCTTTTAAAAAATTTACTCGATAATCTGGGTGTAAAGGTTATAAAGATAGAAATTAACGACCTTAAGGACAACACATACTATGCATTGATACATTTAGATGTAGATAATAAGAGGCTTGTGATAGACTCAAGACCGAGTGATGCCATAGCCATTGCACTCAGAACCGGTGCGTCCATATTCGTGGAAGAGAGTGTGATAAAGAAATCTGCGAAGGTTGATCTTTCACAGAAAGGTGATAAAGTGGTAACGGATACAGGTGAATGGGAGGACATTCTTGAAAACCTCTCCCCTGATGATTTTGGCAAATATAAAATGTAG